The region ttaataaaaaataacttatttataaagcaccttttaaccctctgtggtctgagcctatttgccctttatataccacataatatttactatactcatgtttggtatttggtattttctcagaaCAACTTCAAcgtgatctgacaattattttttcactttaacccactttattaacacattgagccccaaaaatacatgataaatcatgaaatctgaaataaaaaatgtctatttatgacaataaaaaacacaaatatgctcaatgaactgtttaagacctgaaaatgtaaaacataggttacaaatatgaacatatgaaaggtaaaattcaaatttaataaaactatacataaaaaaataccattaaacatgtttatttattggaaCAGTGTTAAATGATTCgaccccttttttccatttttacagaatgccacacctgcctcgtcccatcctacttttacacttgaataaatatttgtaatatcaaattaaaacgatcatatcttgtTATGGGGCTTTGAAAAAAGGCCAAACAGCAGcgtgatcatagaccccagagggttgaAAACATTAGTTTATAacgaatcagaatcagaagcctttattgtcattgcacagagtaataagattagccatcaacccgtccaaacatataaaacacacatacagtatgacagtggtggacaggacagggagatgaaagaaaagaactACAGCacaatgtgaggagaggaaaggaggaaaaaactatgaaaaaaatctcagcaacataagcacatactcaatgcactgtaaaaaacaaaaacaaaaaaaaacttgtttttacggtaaaaaaccagcagccgtggttgccagaactttaccgtaataaataaggtgcaactttttctaatattacagtaaaaagatattagcactgttgatttcacatttcagattgccattttattccatattttaccataaaaaataaaaagtttttccatcaaaagctgttcataattgacaagaaaatactttataaatgctgcatgaaattaaagattttaccattaaatattacagtatatttttgttagagatatggtgtttagtatatTTAACAATGAGAAAAAGCACAGTCTAGCAGCTAGCACCTagcataaggctaaaaacatttcttgcattaagagaaaaacaataataGAAAGAGCCAGAAGAAGTGTaatttttacttcattttttttttttttctttaactctatggagttttgggctacattttttattccttttcatcctgcctgtatacaccacttaaaaatgtttaaatgccatgttggtatatttttttcagcctaATTacttattctgacttactggatcaacattttgaaccaaaaagaaacaaagaaaaaccaacataaatgtgatcttgtgattgtatgtgatcctgtcatccaacaaaaggtttttattctagtgggactcaattttatttgtgtattttttggtcatttttgtctttttgttccttttttgataattttgtgtctcattttgtgccttttttggtcattttgtgtctttctttttcgtcattttatgtgtttttgtgtctttttatagttattttgtgtctttttgtgtctttttttagtcattttgtgtcttttttttagtaattttgtttctttttttggtcattttgtgtctttttttagtcatttgttgtcttttttgtcattttgtgtcttttgttgtgtctttttttagttattttgtgcctttttttgtcattttgtgtcttttttatgtcattttgtgtctttttatgtctttttttgtcattttgtgtcttttttgtcattttgtttcttcttttggtcattttgtgtcttttttagtcattttgtgtcttttttgggtcattttgtgtctttttttagccattttgtcttttgtgcctttttttgtcattttatgtcttttttgccttttttcatcattttatgtctttttttttggaaattttgtgtctttttatgtcttttttttagtcattttgtgtctttttttcattttgtttctttttttggtcattttgtgtcttttttttaagccattttgtcttttgtgcctcttttagtcattttgtgtctttttttccattttgtttcttttttttgtcattttgtgtctttttttgggtaattttgtgtctttttttccattttgtttctttttttgtcattttgtgtctttttttggtctttttgtctttttttagccattttgtccttttgtgtcttttttagtaattttgtgtctttttttttggtcatttcgtgtctttcttagtcctttagtccaacataaaatgttattttgaatcatttttttaactttcaaaacactatcatgctcaataaataattttaaatgttgcaaatgtgaacaaaggtgtcaaatataacatataagagggttccatccagttctatcattttatactaaatatatttgagcttgtctccagttttacttggtatatcatcatcaaacagccAGAACacagtttacagccagaactttagaggtaaatttacagtagggctccacactgctttgttttctagtctggatggagtcaacaagtctggatttggagcttttggagactccagagggttaaaataaaaacattttcacagttAATAAGCATAAAACCTACAAATATTTGgctttaatcaattaattgatgatcATCACACGCTGTAGTTGAGAGATCATTTTCGAAAACTTTATCCCTGTTGTCTCTGCAGAAATATTCTCACCCCAAGTTGTTCCCGGGAGACATCGTGGAGTATCCCCGGAACAAATTCTTCTCTCACTTCGCCGTGTACTACGGAGAGAGGGATGGCGTTCCCTACGTCGCTCACCTCACATCCAGAGGTTGTTttgctttatttgctttttattcaaatctttatCTACAAATATCTGCccattttacatacattttgaccttattgtatttatgttgtaaCATTTACCCTATATACtttttaactgttattattattattttattggtaATAAATCTCAATTTTATTTGCTTTCATGTTTGTATTCTTGTCTATATTATCTCGTTTTTAGACttacactattttttattttatgtgatatgcatatatattttattttttgtattcatatttttgttattattaattgttatattttttattttataagatGAAACTTTTTCCAGAAATTCCTGTAAATCATATTATGTGTGATTCCAATGCAGAGCTTGAAttctttactattttttttagagaaaataaaactcagGTTAACCCTTGTATGAATATTAAAGtttgtaaaaactatttttgagCTGTTGCCACTGTTTGTATTGTTTATATAGCAaagacattaattaattaattaaataattagttttattcaattttaaaggattagaaatataaataaaaatgtatcattttcttATTAACCCTCGAGGCACCATAGGGACCAAACGTGTACATTCAGctaaatttatgtttttgattctcaATATATCGGTCAGTTTAAAGGCCAATTGTATGAAACTTGGCCaggctttgttttttattataattttaaaaaatccaaaattcctCTTTTGCAAGGTGTATAGAACAGGAGATACGCATATCACTCACAGTTTGACCCTTGAGGCCCGTTTtggtcccattgactcccattataaacacatatttttgataCACTGTAATCCTAACATAATATAATGCTTTTCCCATGAATACCTAATAAATCTAAGCctctcccttcaaaataaaggtaaaataggCTTTAGATCGGATGCAGAACTACGTCACATATAGTTCCAATGGTTCTCTTACCTTGCAAAATGCATGGCAATGAAAAAGCTGAACACCATAAAAATGGTCTTGTTGTGTTGGGATTGATATAAAGGAgttatcaattattattaggctgtaataacctcaccccaaatattccactttgcacctaatttttttaaatattgcatattttgtgtttttgcccttgagaaaatcaggggttcttatgaaaaaaaggtcataaaaaaggtatcacatttttatgacgcTTGTATGAGAGGGACCGTTTAGGGACCTTAAGGTGTAAAGTGTAAGCTAATTTTAAAGAGGACTCGAGGGttagattatatttattttaaaaatctcaaaatataataaatacatatataggtaaataaaatatttaatttaaataatatttttaaagacatttttctgaacttttttttttctttgtgtctgaGTCCTTCAGCACAATTTATTCTTTTTCAAAAATCAAATgcgttttttttgtcagattcaGACACCAAGCTGCCGCTCTATGGCCGAgctctgaggtcagaggtcaaactgGATCCGCTGGAGATGCTGGGAAAAAAGTACAAGGTGCCTGACATGCCAAACAAATAATTATcaacaataaaagtaaattaattaattattgcagCAGAGAAGTCATAAAGACGGTGAGGTGAAGAGGTTTTTTGTGGCCTTTTTGGCAGGTCAGCAACATGTTGGACGACTCGTTCCCGGTTAGGGACTTCCACACCGTGGTGAAGCCCGCCATCGAGGACCTGATGGGCCGTGAGGTGACCTTTGACATCCTGTTTCATAACAGCGAGCACCAGGCGACGCTCTTCAGGTACGGACACAAGAAATCTCAACAGGTGAGTGAATGTATTCCTCTCTCACAGTCTGCTAAATTTTATTTTCGCAATTCAAATAATATTATTTCATATACTATTAATTTGTATGGAGAACAGAAGCTGAAATTAAACATTGGCATTAATTGGATAAATGTGACacaaatgaatatattttaatttgcttATTTATTCCTCTACTTTGTATTAATTC is a window of Centropristis striata isolate RG_2023a ecotype Rhode Island chromosome 24, C.striata_1.0, whole genome shotgun sequence DNA encoding:
- the plaat1l gene encoding phospholipase A and acyltransferase 1, which codes for MQSRWCVCVFSLISEAGEQSCSNKATEPMGLKYSHPKLFPGDIVEYPRNKFFSHFAVYYGERDGVPYVAHLTSRDSDTKLPLYGRALRSEVKLDPLEMLGKKYKVSNMLDDSFPVRDFHTVVKPAIEDLMGREVTFDILFHNSEHQATLFRYGHKKSQQIERIYEHIMPTWKKLFEEKKL